DNA sequence from the Oryza brachyantha chromosome 5, ObraRS2, whole genome shotgun sequence genome:
TATCCTTTTCTCCAAGTCCATCATACTCCCTGTTATTGAATGTAGAAGATAGCCTaatctccttttctcttttaggATTCTGGTGAGATGGTTCATTACCAAAATGGAAAACAAGTGCCTGCAGAGTTCAATGGAGGGGTTAACGTTGTGCATTCTCACAAGAATTGCCTTGAGTGGTCTGTTATCCTTTCTAGTGCAAGATCATTTTGAAAAAGAAGTGGATTTCAGTACACAAATACTAACCtgtactttttattattttcttgaaGGGCTCCTGATGTCTACTTTGAAGATGAGTCTGTCTTCAATCTTACAACTGAATTGGCCAGAAGCAGAAGGATCAAATGTGCTTGCTGTGGAATTAAAGGAGCTGCACTTGGATGCTTTGAGATGAGTTGTCGGAGAAGTTTCCACTTCACCTGTGCTAAACTGATCCCAGAATGCAGATGGGATAATGTAAGTCCATATGGtgttctttatatatattttgaaccAGTGTTTTCAACTATACCAGAATCATTTCTGTACATTTGACAGTGAtaaattgtttgttttgtttcattttctcACTGGCAGGAAAACTTTGTGATGCTATGCCCTCTGCATCGGTCTTCAAAGTTGCCTAATGAAAATCCTGAACAGCAAAAGCAACCTAAAAGGAAAATAACACCGAAAGGGTACCTTTGCTCTTTTGAACCTGTTGTTTGAAACATGTTTTAAACTTTTCATAGTTGAATGTACGATCATTTACTGTAGTACAACTGATTTTTTCAGCCCATCTCAAATAGAACGTAATCAGGATTGTAGTAATAACTGGAAATGGCCATCTGGATCACCACAGAAGTGGGTGCTCTGCTGTTCATCACTTTCTGGCATTGAGAAGGTgtttttctaaacttaatcTTATTTTCCTGACCTTGATCAAGTTAATGGTATTTTCTTCATATGCATTTCAACTGAAACGAAATGATCAAATTATTCAGGAAGTTGTATCAGAATTTGCAAAGTTAGCCGGCGTGCATATTTCAGCAAATTGGAGCTCCAATGTTACCCAtgttattgcatcaactgatCTCTCTGGTGCTTGCAAACGAACACTGAAGTTTCTCATGGCAATCTTGAATGGCAGATGGATCGTCTCCATAGACTGTAAGGCCACGTACTACTAACATAACTATGCTGAACTGCTTATATTCATAGTGATGTGATGCCCTGCCCCTTGATGCTAATTGACAACTTCGTACCACAGGGGTTAAAACTTGCATGGAGTGCATGGAGCCGATTGATGAACAGAAATTTGAGGTCACTACTGATGTTCAAGGGATCACTGATGGTCCTAGGTTAGGAAGATGCAGAGTAATCGACAGGGTAAACATTTCTTGCCATTTTTATATACTCCACTTAGTTGCTATAGTATAATTACACAGGCGCAACTAACAACACAAACAACACAGCACCCCGTAGTTCAGTACTCATTACATGCTGATTCCTCCATTTTCTTGCAAGGAtcgctattttttttcaatagaaCAAAATTAGTGTTTAACTGAAGACAATGTCATGTGAGATACAATGGAACAAAATCACTTGTCGGTTTGAACAATTTTAGCTTGATAGAAGAGGATAAAGCTAATAATGGTTTGTTGATCCTGTGAATTAAAAGGAACCAGCTGTACGTCTTCATGCAGGCCATGCATAAGTCTGCCAAATTCTTCGACCTGATGCTGGCAATCCCACACATTTGGATTTGTTCTAGGCTTACATGGATATGATTTTATTGAAATTACCGGTGGACCGGCTTATATTATTAGGGATAAAATATAagtctgctattataattttgctaaatttgAGATATGACATTCTGATTCAtgtgtcattgactcatgtgtgtcccacatgttagtgagatactaatgatatatatttcttattttacaaaattataatagcatgGTTACAAATTTCCATATTACGGAGGCTTGAGAAGAGCAGGAGCACGAAAAGTGCTAGTACAAAGGCCTTAGGCCCCACCGCCCCAGgcgagagagaaaagaatggaGAAAAGGAATAGCATCATAACTTCACATAGTTTGTTTGTGGCGGCTTGCGCCCAGAACCTTGGAGCCTCCTGTTGATTGGCCCCGATCTGACCCCAATAAGAGATTTTTTGATTGAAGATTCATTGATTCTGCTCCTTCCAAACCCCACAAAAGAAAGATACCAGTAGGCTTGCCATATCTTAAGGTGGATATGTTTTACGCCTAACaatcaaattgttttttttacccttGCAGCAACCTAAGCTGTTCGATGGCGTGAGGTTCTACCTCCATGGGGACTTCACCAAATCCTACAGAGGATACCTGCAAGAACTTGTGGCTGCAGCGGGTGGAACAGTTCTACAGAGGAAGCCCGTGTCAAGAGACCAGCAGAAGCTGCTTGATGACAGCTCTGCCTCTGCCGTCCTCATCGTCTACAGCGTCGAGAGCAAAGACAAGCCAAAATCCAAGGGCGAAACcgaggctgctgctgctaatcGCAGACAGGCGGATGCTCAGGCTCTCGCCTTCGCCTCCGGTGGCAGAGTTGTGAGCAGTGCGTGGGTGATCGACTCGATTGCAGCCTGCAAGCTGCAACCTCTTTGAAGTGAGGAAACTGATcaattatttgaaacaaaatatgagTTTCGTATGTATGCACAGGTCTTTGTAACTAGACttctaaattatttgaaaataagcTCAGTTTCGTGCGTACGTGCTCTCACAACACAAGCATATAATGCCTCTCATGTTGGCCTGTTACCATATTAGTCATggttaaaatctaaattttagaaattaatctaattttagTCTTTATTTTGGTCCATTcctaaagattttatttttagtctatcTCACATATACctacaaagctaaaaaaatatcattcacTTCTAAAAACTCTAATGTGTTTGTTCCTTACTTTTTAAATATCAATACATTTGTCCTATATTTTACTAAAGTTCAATGCAATTGttgcttaaaaaaatgaagttttatGAGACAAATAAGAACAGataaaaatgaagttttttttagattgaGTCAGTAACATTGAATTTTAAACCACCAATAACATCAGATATACAAGTTTAATATATaggttattttttctatggcTTATATTAACCGTAGCCTATAGCTGAATAATGATGGCAATTGCACCAGACAACATAAACCGAGGAATAATCTACATTGTTTCAGAGCAAAAGAATGCAACCTTTCTAGCGTGCACATTACTTAGATGTTAGGGTACACCGGTAAAATAGCTCCTTCCTCTATACCACAAAGACTTCatttttagagcaagtttagcTCAGTGTTGCTTGAACCTGCTGATCATGGCAGTATGGTGGCTCAGCTTGTCTAACCCACATTTTGTCTGCCTTGCCCTTATAGGGATAGTCAACCTCAATGGTATCCCACCATTTTCTGGTGATCCACTCCAAAGCCCACCAATAAACTTTCCTAAAATATTGTGGAGGAGGTCTGGTGTGTTGTATGTGGATTGGTTTTCACTATCTCTAGAGTGGAGGAAGAACTTGCGTAGACCACTTCAGAACCAATTCTCATTTTGCCCATTCTTGTTTAGGGGATTGAAGGCTGGGTGGTTTGAGCGGTGAAGTTAGGCTCAAGTCAACAAGGATTAGGAAACTGACAAGTTTTCAAACATGTCACTTGCTTCAATTAGTTTGTTACATGTACTTTGAGCAAGTTTACATATCAGAGATTATTTGTTCTAATATTATCGTAGACTTGCAAATCTTAATATAGGCTAGCTTTCTTTGCACTTAGTTGAAACTAGTTGTTTTAGGCCTTGAGTTGTGCAAAATTACTTTagcgataaaaatattttaaaaccacCTACCCCTCCCTCCTCTAGTCGACCTCCTTAATCCTACATGGTCATATGTCTTTTACCGGTAAGAGTACAATGTTAATCTAGGGCAGGCTTCAAGATTTCCAAAGTTTGCCACTCCAAAACATCCAGATTGTTTGATACAATTATGTATGATTGCTCTTAGCATTCTGCGATGTAACTTGAATCCTTAGTAAATGTGGCACTTAGCACACAAGTGAGCATGTGTTCGCTCTGTTACTTGCCACAATGTGTAGGTTCACAGAAGCCATGATCATTTCTTATGCAGGAGAATGAGTACTGGAGCCATTGGTCTATTCAGCATTTCAAACTTGCAGCTCATCCAGGTATCAATAGGCAGGCTTGATGCAAATGATTCAACAACGTCAAGTTCATCCCTAGACAAaagaagataaataaatccagCCGTAAACATTATCTGAACAAGATACTGTCAGAAAAATAAGGATCTGCTAACATGTTAAAAACATGCGGAAATTATCATCAAAGACATTCTTTTTCGTTAATTCATGAAATACTACATTTCAATTGGCATGTATAGCTGtagatatataataataattaaatttacaatGAGCAATCAGTGGACAGCCTTACAAACTTACAGTACATATGGGCACATTATTAGGAATCACATTTACCTTCCACCCGGATGTCCAATGTAGACAAGGACACTTATGAGTCCCCCAGAACTGACAATTCTGCTGGCAGCTTGCAAAGCCAGCTCAGTTGTCTTAGGTACAGTGATTATTGTTTTATCTCCCCCTGGAAGATAGCCCAAATTGAATGCTACAAGCCTAGGAAACAAAGAGCCATTGGTAATTCATCAAATAATTTCAACAACACATTTATGGAATCCTAGCAATAAGAGAGTTGGCAACTTGGAATACCAGTGAACCAAAGGGCTAGATCACCTGATAGGAAAATCTTTTGGGACAACCTCCTCCATTCGACTATGACAAATTGTAAACAACTCGACAAGTTCCAGCTGCAACCAAGAAAAGTTATTGCAACAACCACAAAACTACAGACATTTCATGAGAATATGGCAATGATAGTTTGTTTCTATATACTAATGTCTGAACGTGATACCAAAAACAGAGCATACAGATAATAAGCCAGAAAAACTCAACATGCATGAGTATTGCTAAACCTTCTTTGTTATCTAACAACATTATCTGTTAAGTTTTATTTCCTAATTGCAAATAAGCATATAGATCTTTGGAAATGAGAGAAAATTAGATGTATCCCATATCTATGATAGTTCATTTTACACCCTGTTCTTTTCAGTTAATTCACCTGATTATTGATCTGGATTCCTTGCTCAAGCCTATGAAACATATGTTTCTAAAACTTCATTTTACTGCATTGCTTAGACTTCTTGTTATAAGTTGGTcgttaaatttatttctcaaaatatttaatatattcatataatgAATCCACTACAATAATTGGTCAATAATCTATCTCAAACAGGGAAAGTAGCAGCaaaatatttgtttccatGTTCCGGTGTAGACATGTAGTTGCTTCAAATGCATACCTCATGGCTACTGACGGCCATTTTCAGAAAAGAGGAAGTGCTGGTTATCGCGGACTCTTGAATGTCCAACCCATATACACGCCCTTGCACTCTTTCATCAGCTACCATCTTTAGCATAGCGAATGTATCATTGCCGTTCCCACATGTGGCATCAACCACAGTATCCCCTTTCTGAATAATACTTCTCCACACCCTAATCAGACAATCAGAAGGGCAAAATGTAAATAGCAAATGCACACAGATATTCTTTACGCATCTCCGCTTGAATCCTAGAAACCATTTCAGATGAAcagattttatatttcatagtATCCCAGTACATATCACTAAAAGAGATGGACCACATGACTGTGAACTGCAATGTAATTTTGTGCTGTTTAGTTTTCAGAAATAATGAAGGGGAGTTTGCAGTTTACACGCTACGAAACAATGGGGTTAATACCTACGCGTGAGCTAGCTCGGTGGCCTTCCTCTTGCCGGCGACGAAGCCCACCACCGCGTCCTCCACACCTGCAACGAACCCCAGCCACTATACAATGACGGCAAGCTCACAGAGGCCAACACCAACAGAAGACGACACGGCTTGGGGAGGAACAGCTAAGGCAAacctccggcggcgggaggaccAGCGAGCTGCGCAGCGGAGGCGCGCGCCGAGAGGCCACGCCGCTGTCTGGGCTGCCGGAGGAGCAGAGGCGGTAGGCTCCGGGAGCGGTGGAGGAGAGGGCGCAGGGGTAGAGCAGCGCGCGGCAACGGCGGTGGCATCGTGGACTGGCCGCGGGTCGCGGCGgttgctgcggcggcggcgggtggttTCGAGTGGCGCAGGACGCGGGCGAGGTCGCGATTGTTGTTCGTTCGATTAGAAACTAACGGTCCTGATGCGTCCATGAAAGCCTCGCACTCGCAGCGCgtaaaaaaaggaggaaaaagttgaaaagaaaataaaaaaggagggaaagaagaaagaaaataaaaaaggaaatgaaaaggagggaaatgagaaagaaaatttaaaaaggaaacatgaaaagaaaattaaaaaaaggagggaaaaggagaaagaaaattgaaaaattaaaattaaaagaaaattaaaaaaagagggaaaagagaaagaaaaataaataatgaaaagaaaatttag
Encoded proteins:
- the LOC107304221 gene encoding putative rRNA methylase YtqB yields the protein MDASGPLVSNRTNNNRDLARVLRHSKPPAAAAATAATRGQSTMPPPLPRAALPLRPLLHRSRSLPPLLLRQPRQRRGLSARASAAQLAGPPAAGGVEDAVVGFVAGKRKATELAHAVWRSIIQKGDTVVDATCGNGNDTFAMLKMVADERVQGRVYGLDIQESAITSTSSFLKMAVSSHELELVELFTICHSRMEEVVPKDFPIRLVAFNLGYLPGGDKTIITVPKTTELALQAASRIVSSGGLISVLVYIGHPGGRDELDVVESFASSLPIDTWMSCKFEMLNRPMAPVLILLHKK